One Salvia splendens isolate huo1 chromosome 12, SspV2, whole genome shotgun sequence genomic window carries:
- the LOC121759510 gene encoding SKP1-like protein 1A gives MASASENSGKKITLRSSDGEVFEVDEAVAVESQTIKHMIEDDCVDNIIPIPNVTGKILSKVIEYCKKHVDASASTKSEDKVSSSDDELKIFDADFVKVDQATLFDLILAANYLNIKSLLDLTCQTVADMIKGKTPEEIRKTFNIKNDFTPEEEEDVRRENQWAFE, from the exons ATGGCATCCGCCTCGGAGAACTCCGGCAAGAAGATCACACTCCGAAGCTCCGATGGCGAGGTGTTTGAGGTGGACGAGGCGGTAGCCGTGGAGTCTCAAACGATCAAGCACATGATCGAGGATGACTGCGTCGACAACATCATTCCAATCCCCAACGTCACCGGAAAAATTCTCTCCAAGGTCATCGAGTACTGTAAAAAGCACGTCGATGCCTCTGCTTCAACCAAGTCCGAGGACAAGGTCTCCTCCTCTGACGACGAACTCAAGATTTTCGACGCCGACTTCGTCAAAGTCGATCAGGCCACGCTGTTCGACCTTATTTTG GCTGCGAACTATCTGAATATCAAAAGCCTTTTGGATTTGACTTGCCAAACAGTTGCTGACATGATTAAGGGAAAAACTCCAGAGGAGATTAGGAAAACATTCAACATCAAGAATGATTTTACtcctgaagaagaagaagatgtccGGAGAGAGAACCAATGGGCTTTCGAGTAG